A genomic segment from Castor canadensis chromosome 1, mCasCan1.hap1v2, whole genome shotgun sequence encodes:
- the LOC141420644 gene encoding uncharacterized protein, which produces MPSSSHTIPSSSTTRSTGTILPTTQGTDTTHSATTQTPLSQTSTTRASSQTHSSFTTEKTSTSLVSHSSSMPHHQSSSALSTTTTHQSTSSGIVTPLTHTNSATPSSSHTPFTTHSSPTIPVSTTTHTTGPPTETSRQTSSSYHTPTVSQTSLSSAFPTFSTSSVTPSSHTITPSSSHMVPSASVTRSTATILPTTQRTQTTHSATTQTALPTSTTLATTQTHESSTTEKTSTSLMSHPSSTTHHQSTSAVSTTTTHESTSSGTVTSLAHTNSETPSSTHTPFTTHSSPSVPVSTTTHTTGSPTETSRQTSSSYHTPTVSQTSLPSVFPTFSTSSVTPSSHTIKPSSSHMVSSSSTRRTTGPILPTTQGTETTHSATTQTPLPLTSTTFTTTQTHGSSTTEKTSTSFLSHPSSTTHHQSTSAVSTTTTHKSTSSGTVTSVAHTNSETPSSSHTPFTTHSSPSVPVSTTTHTTGPPKETSLQTSSTFPTSSVQQTSLSSVFPTFSTSSVTKTSHTITPSSSHTVPSASATRSTGTTQPTTQGTETTHSTTTQTALPQTSTTTASSQTLSSFTTEKTSTSLVSLSSSMPHHQSSSALSTTTTHQSTSSGTVTSLAHTNSATPSSSHTPFTTHSSPTISVSTTPHTTGLPTESSFQTTSTFPTPSVPQTSLSSVFPTFSTSFVTSTSHTITPSSSHMVPSASVTRSTATIPPTTQRTETTHSATTHTALPTSTTLATTQTHETSTTEKTSTSLMSHPSSTTHHQSTSAVSTTTTHEYTSSGTVTSVAHTNSETPTSSHTPFTTHSSPSVPVSTTTHTTGPPTETSGQTSSSYHTPTVSQTSLPSVFPTFSTSSVTPSSHTITPSSSHMVSSSSTRRTTGPILPTTQGTETTHSATTQTALLTFTTLATTQTHSSSTTEKTSTSFLSHPSSTTQHQSTSAVSTTTTHESTSSGTVTSVAHTNSETPSSSNTPFTTHSSPTVPVSITTHTTGPPTETSLQTSSTFPTPSVPQTSLSSLFPTFSTSSVTKTSRTITPSISHIVSSASVTRSTGTIPPTTQRTDTTHSATTHTALPTSTTLATTQTHKSSTTEKTSTSLVSHPSSTTHHQSTSAVSTTITHESTSSGTVTSVAHTNSETPSSSNTPFTTHSSPTVPVSTTTHTTGPPTETSRQTSSSYHTPTVSQTSLSSVFPTFSTSSVTPSSHTIKPSSSHMVSSSSTRRTTGPILPTTQGTETTHSATTQTPLPLTSTTFTTTQTHGSSTTEKTSTSFLSHPSSTTHHQSTSAVSTTTTHKSTSSGTVTSVTHTNSETPSSTHTPFTTHSSPSVPVSTTTHTTGPPKETSLQTSSTFPTSSVQQTSLSSVFPTFSTSSVTKTSHTITPSSSHTVPSASATRSTGTTQPTTQGTETTHSTTTQTPLPQTSTTTASSQTLSSFTTEKTSTSLVSHSSSTPHHQSSSALSTTTTHQSTSSGTVTSLAHTNSATPSSSHTPFTTHSSPTISVSTTPHTTGLSTESSFQTTSTFPTPSVPQTSLSSVFPTFSTSFVTSTSHTITPSSSHMVPSASVTRSTATIPPTTQRTQTTHSATTHTALPTSTTLATTQTHESSTTEKTSTSLMSHPSSTTHHQSTSAVSTTTTHKSTSTGTVTSVAHTNSETPSSSNTPFTTHSSPSVPVSTTTHTTGSPTETSRQTSSSYHTPTVSQTSLSSVFPTFSTSSVTPSSHTITPSSSHMVSSSSTRRTTGTILPTTQGTETTHSATTQTATTQTALPLTSTTFTTTQTHGSSTTEKTSTSFLSHPSSTTHHQSTSAVSTTTTHESTSSGTVTSVAHTNSETPTSSHTPFTTHSSPTISVSTTPHTTGLPTESSFQTTSTFPTPSVPQTSLSSVFPTFSTSFVTSTSHTITPSSSHMVPSASVTRSTATIPPTTQRTETTHSATTQTALLTSTSLATTQTHKSSTTEKTSTSFLSHPSSTTHHQSTSAVSTTTTHESTNNITVLCVSNVLHLLCDKNISHHHAQQFTLGHFCLYHKIHRYHTANHTGNRDHTLSDHTNTTTTDFHHHGLLPNSRFIHHRNNLYLPCVTFILNATPSILVSSEHHHHTPVHQ; this is translated from the exons tcacccacaaTTCCTGTCTCCACCACTACACACACCACAGGACCACCCACGGAAACTTCACGCCAGACCTCCAGCTCCTATCATACTCCAACTGTCTCCCAGACTTCATTGTCCTCTGCGTTTCCAACATTCTCCACCTCCTCTGTGACACCAAGTTCTCACACCATCACTCCCAGCAGTTCACACATGGTCCCTTCAGCCTCTGTCACAAGATCCACTGCTACCATTCTGCCAACCACACAAAGAACACAGACCACACACTCAGCAACCACACAAACAGCACTACCGACCTCCACCACCTTGGCCACCACCCAAACTCACGAATCATCCACCACAGAAAAAACATCTACCTCCCTCATGTCACATCCTTCCTCAACAACACACCATCAATCCACATCAGCTGTCAGCACCACCACCACGCACGAGTCCACCAGTAGTGGAACTGTGACCTCACTGGCCCACACCAACTCTGAAACACCTAGCAGCACCCACACCCCATTCACCACACACTCATCACCATCAGTTCCTGTCTCCACCACTACACACACCACAGGATCACCCACGGAAACTTCACGCCAGACCTCCAGCTCCTATCATACTCCAACTGTCTCCCAGACTTCATTGCCCTCTGTGTTTCCAACATTCTCCACCTCCTCTGTGACACCATCTTCTCACACCATCAAGCCCAGCAGTTCACACATGGTTTCTTCTTCCTCCACCAGAAGAACCACTGGTCCCATTCTGCCAACCACACAAGGAACAGAGACCACACACTCAGCAACCACACAAACACCACTACCACTAACTTCCACCACCTTTACCACAACCCAAACTCATGGTTCATCCACCACAGAAAAAACATCTACCTCCTTCTTGTCACATCCTTCCTCAACGACACACCATCAATCCACGTCAGCTGTCAGTACCACCACCACGCACAAGTCCACCAGTAGTGGAACTGTGACCTCAGTGGCCCACACCAACTCTGAAACACCTAGCAGCTCCCACACCCCATTCACCACACACTCATCACCATCAGTTCCTGTCTCCACCACTACACACACCACAGGACCCCCCAAGGAAACTTCGCTGCAGACCTCCAGCACTTTTCCTACATCATCAGTCCAACAGACATCACTGTCCTCTGTATTTCCAACGTTCTCCACCTCCTCTGTGACAAAAACATCTCACACCATCACTCCCAGCAGTTCACACACAGTCCCTTCTGCCTCTGCCACAAGATCCACTGGTACCACACAGCCAACCACACAGGGAACAGAGACCACACACTCAACGACCACACAAACAGCACTACCACAGACTTCCACCACCACGGCCTCCTCCCAAACTCTCAGTTCATTCACCACAGAAAAAACCTCTACCTCCCTTGTGTCACTTTCATCCTCAATGCCACACCATCAATCCTCGTCAGCTCTgagcaccaccaccacacaccagTCCACCAGTAGTGGAACTGTGACCTCACTGGCCCACACCAACTCTGCCACACCTAGCAGCTCCCACACCCCATTCAcaacacactcatcacccacaaTTTCTGTCTCCACCACTCCACACACCACAGGACTCCCTACGGAATCTTCCTTCCAGACCACCAGCACCTTTCCTACTCCATCTGTCCCACAGACATCACTGTCCTCTGTATTTCCAACGTTCTCCACTTCCTTTGTAACATCAACATCTCACACCATCACTCCCAGCAGTTCACACATGGTCCCTTCAGCCTCTGTCACAAGATCCACTGCTACCATTCCGCCAACCACACAAAGAACAGAGACCACACACTCAGCAACCACACACACAGCACTACCGACTTCCACCACCTTGGCCACCACCCAAACTCACGAAACATCCACCACAGAAAAAACATCTACCTCCCTCATGTCACATCCTTCCTCAACAACACACCATCAATCCACATCAGCTGTCAGCACCACCACCACGCACGAGTACACCAGTAGTGGAACTGTGACCTCAGTGGCCCACACCAACTCTGAAACACCTACCAGCTCCCACACCCCATTCACCACACACTCATCACCATCAGTTCCTGTCTCCACCACTACACACACCACAGGACCACCCACAGAAACCTCAGGCCAGACCTCCAGCTCCTATCATACTCCAACTGTCTCCCAGACTTCATTGCCCTCTGTGTTTCCAACATTCTCCACCTCCTCTGTGACACCATCTTCTCACACCATCACGCCCAGCAGTTCACACATGGTTTCTTCTTCCTCCACCAGAAGAACCACTGGTCCCATTCTGCCAACCACACAAGGAACAGAGACCACACACTCAGCAACCACACAAACAGCACTACTGACTTTCACCACCTTGGCCACCACCCAAACTCACAGTTCATCCACCACAGAAAAAACATCTACCTCCTTCTTGTCACATCCTTCCTCAACGACACAGCATCAATCCACATCAGCTGTCAGCACCACCACCACGCACGAGTCCACCAGTAGTGGAACTGTGACCTCAGTGGCCCACACCAACTCTGAAACACCTAGCAGCTCCAACACCCCATTCACCACACACTCTTCACCCACAGTTCCTGTCTCCATCACTACACACACCACAGGACCACCCACAGAAACTTCCCTCCAGACCTCCAGCACCTTTCCTACTCCATCTGTCCCACAGACATCACTGTCTTCCTTGTTTCCAACATTCTCCACCTCCTCTGTGACAAAAACATCTCGCACCATCACTCCCAGCATTTCACACATTGTCTCTTCAGCATCTGTCACAAGATCCACTGGTACCATTCCGCCAACCACACAAAGAACAGACACTACACACTCAGCAACCACACACACAGCACTACCGACTTCCACCACCTTGGCCACCACCCAAACTCACAAATCATCCACCACAGAAAAAACATCTACGTCCCTCGTGTCACATCCTTCCTCAACAACACACCATCAATCCACATCAGCTGTCAGCACCACCATCACGCACGAGTCCACCAGTAGTGGAACTGTGACCTCAGTGGCCCACACCAACTCTGAAACACCTAGTAGCTCCAACACCCCATTCACCACACACTCATCACCTACAGTTCCTGTCTCCACCACTACACACACCACAGGACCACCCACGGAAACTTCACGCCAGACCTCCAGCTCCTATCATACTCCAACTGTCTCCCAGACTTCATTGTCCTCTGTGTTTCCAACATTCTCCACCTCCTCTGTGACACCATCTTCTCACACCATCAAGCCCAGCAGTTCACACATGGTTTCTTCTTCCTCCACCAGAAGAACCACTGGTCCCATTCTGCCAACCACACAAGGAACAGAGACCACACACTCAGCAACCACACAAACACCACTACCACTAACTTCCACCACCTTTACCACAACCCAAACTCATGGTTCATCCACCACAGAAAAAACATCTACCTCCTTCTTGTCACATCCTTCCTCAACGACACACCATCAATCCACGTCAGCTGTCAGTACCACCACCACGCACAAGTCCACCAGTAGTGGAACTGTGACCTCAGTGACTCACACCAACTCTGAAACACCTAGCAGCACCCACACCCCATTCACCACACACTCATCACCATCAGTTCCTGTCTCCACCACTACACACACCACAGGACCCCCCAAGGAAACTTCTCTGCAGACCTCCAGCACTTTTCCTACATCATCAGTCCAACAGACATCACTGTCCTCTGTGTTTCCAACGTTCTCCACCTCCTCTGTGACAAAAACATCTCACACCATCACTCCCAGCAGTTCACACACAGTCCCTTCTGCCTCTGCCACAAGATCCACTGGTACCACACAGCCAACCACACAGGGAACAGAGACCACACACTCAACGACCACACAAACACCACTACCACAGACTTCCACCACCACGGCCTCCTCCCAAACTCTCAGTTCATTCACCACAGAAAAAACCTCTACCTCCCTTGTGTCACATTCATCCTCAACGCCACACCATCAATCCTCGTCAGCTCTgagcaccaccaccacacaccagTCCACCAGTAGTGGAACTGTGACCTCACTGGCCCACACCAACTCTGCCACACCTAGCAGCTCCCACACCCCATTCAcaacacactcatcacccacaaTTTCTGTCTCCACCACTCCACACACCACAGGACTCTCTACGGAATCTTCCTTCCAGACCACCAGCACCTTTCCTACTCCATCTGTCCCACAGACATCACTGTCCTCTGTATTTCCAACGTTCTCCACCTCCTTTGTAACATCAACATCTCACACCATCACTCCCAGCAGTTCACACATGGTCCCTTCAGCCTCTGTCACAAGATCCACTGCTACCATTCCGCCAACCACACAAAGAACACAGACCACACACTCAGCAACCACACACACAGCACTACCGACCTCCACCACCTTGGCCACCACCCAAACTCACGAATCATCCACCACAGAAAAAACATCTACCTCCCTCATGTCACATCCTTCCTCAACAACACACCATCAATCCACATCAGCTGTCAGCACCACCACCACGCACAAGTCCACCAGTACTGGAACTGTGACCTCAGTGGCCCACACCAACTCTGAAACACCTAGCAGCTCCAACACCCCATTCACCACACACTCATCACCATCAGTTCCTGTCTCCACCACTACACACACCACAGGATCACCCACGGAAACTTCACGCCAGACCTCCAGCTCCTATCATACTCCAACTGTCTCCCAGACTTCATTGTCCTCTGTGTTTCCAACATTCTCCACCTCCTCTGTGACACCATCTTCTCACACCATCACGCCCAGCAGTTCACACATGGTTTCTTCTTCCTCCACCAGAAGAACCACTGGTACCATTCTGCCAACCACACAAGGAACAGAGACCACACACTCAGCAACCACACAAACAGCCACCACACAAACAGCACTACCACTAACTTCCACCACCTTTACCACAACCCAAACTCATGGTTCATCCACCACAGAAAAAACATCTACCTCCTTCTTGTCACATCCTTCCTCAACGACACACCATCAATCCACGTCAGCTGTCAGTACCACCACCACGCACGAGTCCACCAGTAGTGGAACTGTGACCTCAGTGGCCCACACCAACTCTGAAACACCTACCAGCTCCCATACCCCATTCAcaacacactcatcacccacaaTTTCTGTCTCCACCACTCCACACACCACAGGACTCCCTACGGAATCTTCCTTCCAGACCACCAGCACCTTTCCTACTCCATCTGTCCCACAGACATCACTGTCCTCTGTATTTCCAACGTTCTCCACCTCCTTTGTAACATCAACATCTCACACCATCACTCCCAGCAGTTCACACATGGTCCCTTCAGCCTCTGTCACAAGATCCACTGCTACCATTCCGCCAACCACACAAAGAACAGAAACCACACACTCAGCAACCACACAAACAGCACTACTGACCTCCACCTCCTTGGCCACCACCCAAACTCACAAATCATCCACCACAGAAAAAACATCTACCTCCTTCTTGTCACATCCTTCCTCAACAACACACCATCAATCCACATCAGCTGTCAGCACCACCACCACGCACGAGTCCACCAATA ACATCACTGTCCTCTGTGTTTCCAACGTTCTCCACCTCCTCTGTGACAAAAACATCTCACACCATCACGCCCAGCAGTTCACACTTGGTCACTTCTGCCTCTATCACAAGATCCACAGGTACCACACAGCCAACCACACAGGGAACAGAGACCACACACTCAGCGACCACACAAACACCACTACCACAGACTTCCACCACCATGGCCTCCTTCCAAACTCACGGTTCATTCACCACAGAAACAACCTCTACCTCCCTTGTGTCACTTTCATCCTCAACGCCACACCATCAATCCTCGTCAGCTCTgagcaccaccaccacacaccagTCCACCAGTAG
- the LOC141420645 gene encoding uncharacterized protein, protein MVPSVSTPVPTGTSSTKVTGPTHTTLPLTSSIMATTQENTSFSTERTSTSSISHTSSAPDHYSTTSPASTTTSKLTSSGTGTPVAHTNSATPSSSNTPFTTHSSPSVPVSTTPHTTGQPTETSRQTSSTFSTPSVPQTSLSSVFPTFSTSSVTKTSHTITPSSSHIVPSASATRSTGTIIPTTQGTETTHSATTQTALPQTSTTMATSQTLSSITTEKTSTSLVSHSSSTPHHQSSSALSTTTTHQSTSSGTVTSLAHTNSATPSSTHTPFTTHSSPTISASTTPHTTGLPTESSFQTTSTFPTPSVPQTSLSSVFPTFSTSFVTSTSHTITPSSSHMVPSASVTRSTATIPPTTQRTETTHSATTHTALPTSTTLATTQTHETSTTEKTSTSLMSHPSSTTHHQSTSAVSTTTTHEYTSSGTVTSVAHTNSETPTSSHTPFTTHSSPSVPVSTTTHTTGSPTETSGQTSSSYHTPTVSQTSLSSVFPTFSTSSVTPSFHTINPSSSHMVPSATVTRSTDFIVLCVSNILHLLCDTKFSHHQSQQFTHGPFGHSHKIHWYHSTNHTRKNIYLLLVTSFLNNTPSIHISCQHHHNA, encoded by the exons ATGGTCCCTTCTGTCTCCACCCCAGTGCCTACAGGCACCTCCTCAACTAAAGTCACAGGGCCCACACACACAACATTACCACTCACTTCAAGCATCATGGCCACCACCCAAGAAAACACTTCATTCAGTACAGAAAGGACCTCTACTTCCTCCATATCACACACTTCATCTGCACCAGACCATTATTCCACAACCTCTCCAGCCAGCACCACCACGTCCAAGCTCACCAGTAGTGGCACTGGCACACCAGTGGCCCACACCAACTCTGCCACACCTAGCAGCTCCAATACCCCATTCACCACACACTCATCACCTTCAGTTCCTGTCTCCACCACTCCACACACCACAGGACAACCCACGGAAACTTCACGCCAGACCTCCAGCACCTTTTCTACTCCATCTGTCCCACAGACATCACTGTCCTCTGTGTTTCCAACGTTCTCCACCTCCTCTGTAACAAAAACATCTCACACCATCACTCCCAGCAGTTCACACATTGTCCCTTCTGCCTCTGCCACAAGATCCACCGGTACCATTATACCAACAACACAAGGAACAGAGACCACACACTCAGCGACCACACAAACAGCACTACCACAGACTTCCACCACCATGGCCACCTCCCAAACTCTCAGTTCAATCACCACAGAAAAAACCTCTACCTCCCTTGTGTCACATTCATCCTCAACGCCACACCATCAATCCTCCTCAGCTCTgagcaccaccaccacacaccagTCCACCAGTAGTGGAACTGTGACCTCACTGGCCCACACCAACTCTGCCACACCTAGCAGCACCCACACCCCATTCAcaacacactcatcacccacaaTTTCTGCCTCCACCACTCCACACACCACAGGACTCCCTACGGAATCTTCCTTCCAGACCACCAGCACCTTTCCTACTCCATCTGTCCCACAGACATCACTGTCCTCTGTATTTCCAACGTTCTCCACTTCCTTTGTAACATCAACATCTCACACCATCACTCCCAGCAGTTCACACATGGTCCCTTCAGCCTCTGTCACAAGATCCACTGCTACCATTCCGCCAACCACACAAAGAACAGAGACCACACACTCAGCAACCACACACACAGCACTACCGACTTCCACCACCTTGGCCACCACCCAAACTCACGAAACATCCACCACAGAAAAAACATCTACCTCCCTCATGTCACATCCTTCCTCAACAACACACCATCAATCCACATCAGCTGTCAGCACCACCACCACGCACGAGTACACCAGTAGTGGAACTGTGACCTCAGTGGCCCACACCAACTCTGAAACACCTACCAGCTCCCACACCCCATTCACCACACACTCATCACCATCAGTTCCTGTCTCCACCACTACACACACCACAGGATCACCCACGGAAACCTCAGGCCAGACCTCCAGCTCCTATCATACTCCAACTGTCTCCCAGACTTCATTGTCCTCTGTGTTTCCAACATTCTCCACCTCCTCTGTGACACCAAGTTTTCACACCATCAATCCCAGCAGTTCACACATGGTCCCTTCGGCCACAGTCACAAGATCCACTG ACTTCATTGTCCTCTGTGTTTCCAACATTCTCCACCTCCTCTGTGACACCAAGTTTTCACACCATCAATCCCAGCAGTTCACACATGGTCCCTTCGGCCACAGTCACAAGATCCACTGGTACCATTCCACCAACCACACAAG AAAAAACATCTACCTCCTTCTTGTCACATCCTTCCTCAACAACACACCATCAATCCACATCAGCTGTCAGCACCACCACAACGCATGA
- the LOC141420646 gene encoding uncharacterized protein: MVPSASVTRSTATIPPTTQRTETTHSATTHTALPTSTTLATTQTHESSTTEKTSTSLVSHPSSTTHHQPTSAVSTTTTHQSTSSGTVTSLAHTNSETPSSSHTPFTTHSSPSVPVSTTTHTTGSPTETSRQTSSSYHTPTVSQTSLSSVFPTFSTSSVTPSSHTITPSSSHMVSSSSTRRTTGTILPTTQGTETTHSATTHTATTQTALPLTSTTFTTTQTHGSSTTEKTSTSFLSHPSSTTHHQSTSAVSTTTTHESTSSGTVTSVAHTNSETPSSSHTPFTTHSSPTIPVSTTSHTTGPPKETSLQTSSTFPTSTVRQTSLSSVFPTFSTSSVTKTSHTITPSSSHLVTSASITRSTDIIVFCVSNILHLLCDIDFSHRHSQQFTHSPFCLCHKIHCYHSANHTKNRDHTLSNHTHSTTDFHHLGHHPNSRIIHHRKNNYFRRVTSFLNNTPSIHISCQHHHHARVHQ, from the exons ATGGTCCCTTCAGCCTCTGTCACAAGATCCACTGCTACCATTCCGCCAACCACACAAAGAACAGAGACCACACACTCAGCAACCACACACACAGCACTACCGACCTCCACCACCTTGGCCACCACCCAAACTCACGAATCATCCACCACAGAAAAAACATCTACCTCCCTCGTGTCACATCCTTCCTCAACAACACACCATCAACCCACATCAGCTGTCAGCACCACCACCACGCACCAGTCCACCAGTAGTGGAACTGTGACCTCACTGGCCCACACCAACTCTGAAACACCTAGCAGCTCCCACACCCCATTCACCACACACTCATCACCTTCAGTTCCTGTCTCCACCACTACACACACCACAGGATCACCCACGGAAACTTCACGCCAGACCTCCAGCTCCTATCATACTCCAACTGTCTCTCAGACTTCATTGTCCTCTGTGTTTCCAACATTCTCCACCTCCTCTGTGACACCATCTTCTCACACCATCACGCCCAGCAGTTCACACATGGTTTCTTCTTCCTCCACCAGAAGAACCACTGGTACCATTCTGCCAACCACACAAGGAACAGAGACCACACACTCAGCAACCACACACACAGCCACCACACAAACAGCACTACCACTAACTTCCACCACCTTTACCACAACCCAAACTCATGGTTCATCCACCACAGAAAAAACATCTACCTCCTTCTTGTCACATCCTTCCTCAACGACACACCATCAATCCACGTCAGCTGTCAGCACCACCACCACGCACGAGTCCACCAGTAGTGGAACTGTGACCTCAGTGGCCCACACCAACTCTGAAACACCTAGCAGCTCCCACACCCCATTCACCACACACTCTTCACCAACAATTCCTGTCTCCACCACTTCACACACCACAGGACCCCCCAAGGAAACTTCTCTGCAGACCTCCAGCACTTTTCCTACATCAACAGTCCGACAGACATCACTGTCCTCTGTGTTTCCAACATTCTCCACCTCCTCTGTGACAAAAACATCTCACACCATCACGCCCAGCAGTTCACACTTGGTCACTTCTGCCTCTATCACAAGATCCACAG ACATCAttgtcttctgtgtttccaacaTTCTCCACCTCCTCTGTGACATCGACTTCTCACACCGTCACTCCCAGCAGTTCACACACAGTCCCTTCTGCCTCTGTCACAAGATCCACTGCTACCATTCCGCCAACCACACAAAGAACAGAGACCACACACTCAGCAACCACACACACAGCACTACCGACTTCCACCACCTTGGCCACCACCCAAACTCACGAATCATCCACCACAGAAAAAACAACTACTTCCGTCGTGTCACATCCTTCCTCAACAACACACCATCAATCCACATCAGCTGTCAGCACCACCACCACGCACGAGTCCACCAATAG